In Rubrobacter naiadicus, the following are encoded in one genomic region:
- a CDS encoding ArnT family glycosyltransferase: MRRTDGKLSAKALSGKVTRRFGWTDLALLPIVLFLSIPSLVWFRYEWVLAQDAEQYLLAGWHLVSGRGYTLINGAPFIKRGPLFPGLLGGLMTFLGRDTGTLALTVRLLALLNPLLAYLLVRRLASPIAALVAAAAVTLLGYTTVNKQALNIDAVLMTAYLLSLLALMHALRRNTHLAAFLSGVALGAAILVKETALVNLPLALLAVLFFGWGSRRAFLHYLGVVLTCLPWWAWVYAASGQIYLVGRLSPDLQRPMALGAAAVVVLVGVSVFSGAFDRFLAGGRRRSWTGWSILAVWPVVVFLLLSKTGGSVFPEASLAALRDYFASHLAPYIALWPLMPVAAGYAVWRAVKGGRMWRVFSISLLFQAPIVLFVTLEGWNQRQFLIPQTLLLCALAVLVTDVFAIVARDVKARRFPGWIAAVSALILGAYPLVVATEEVHNLLYDHPVRPSGGGRTVVEATNMVRWMERNVPPGSMVVTMPFHASYLVFKDGGRHRWTTLGLDQSPPITNPTAAKGYSQDVDTDTIYQIPPRALWVMMSRDESNCTVLSYSIPHIMYQLRKENARYLMVAGDPRLTGLMVSSDGLVESRLFVKLHQEEGIRETLVLRCWSAPVTLRGPFRPGWGRGRSWGSYDASGPVGLGTNGG, translated from the coding sequence ATGAGGCGTACGGACGGGAAGCTTTCGGCAAAAGCTCTATCAGGAAAGGTCACACGCCGGTTCGGGTGGACCGATCTCGCGCTCCTGCCCATCGTCTTGTTCCTCTCGATCCCTTCCCTCGTATGGTTCAGGTACGAGTGGGTTTTAGCCCAGGATGCTGAACAATATCTCCTCGCCGGGTGGCATCTGGTCTCCGGCCGGGGCTACACCCTCATCAACGGGGCACCCTTCATCAAGAGAGGCCCCCTGTTCCCGGGCCTGCTGGGCGGGCTGATGACGTTCCTGGGACGGGATACCGGAACCCTGGCGCTCACCGTGCGTCTCCTGGCGCTGCTCAACCCCCTCCTCGCCTATCTGCTGGTCAGGCGGCTCGCGTCCCCCATCGCCGCGCTCGTCGCCGCCGCGGCCGTCACGCTCCTTGGTTACACTACGGTAAACAAGCAGGCCCTCAACATAGACGCGGTGCTCATGACCGCCTACCTCCTTTCTTTGCTGGCGTTGATGCACGCCCTCCGGCGGAACACCCATCTGGCGGCTTTCCTGTCCGGGGTGGCGCTCGGCGCCGCCATACTCGTCAAAGAGACCGCGCTCGTAAACCTTCCTCTGGCGCTGCTGGCGGTGCTTTTCTTCGGTTGGGGGTCGCGAAGGGCCTTCCTGCACTACCTCGGGGTGGTTCTGACCTGCCTGCCGTGGTGGGCCTGGGTTTACGCCGCCAGCGGCCAGATATACCTGGTGGGGCGGCTCTCTCCCGATCTGCAGCGCCCGATGGCCCTGGGCGCGGCGGCGGTCGTCGTGCTCGTCGGGGTATCCGTTTTTTCCGGTGCCTTCGACCGGTTTCTCGCCGGCGGTCGCAGGCGATCCTGGACCGGCTGGAGCATTCTCGCTGTGTGGCCCGTGGTCGTCTTCTTGCTGCTGTCGAAGACCGGGGGTTCGGTGTTTCCGGAAGCATCGCTCGCCGCCCTGAGAGATTATTTCGCGAGTCACCTCGCGCCCTACATCGCGCTGTGGCCTCTCATGCCGGTGGCGGCCGGTTACGCCGTCTGGAGGGCCGTGAAGGGGGGCCGGATGTGGCGCGTGTTCTCCATCTCTCTGTTGTTCCAGGCTCCCATAGTCCTGTTCGTGACCCTGGAGGGATGGAACCAGAGGCAGTTTCTCATCCCGCAGACCCTCTTGCTCTGCGCGCTCGCCGTGCTCGTGACGGACGTCTTCGCCATCGTGGCACGCGATGTGAAGGCGAGGCGTTTCCCTGGCTGGATCGCCGCCGTCTCGGCGTTGATCCTGGGTGCGTACCCGCTGGTGGTCGCCACGGAAGAAGTCCACAACCTGCTCTACGATCACCCCGTCAGGCCCTCCGGAGGCGGCAGGACCGTCGTGGAGGCCACGAACATGGTGCGCTGGATGGAGAGGAACGTGCCTCCGGGGAGCATGGTTGTCACCATGCCGTTTCATGCGTCGTACCTCGTTTTCAAGGACGGCGGGCGCCACCGCTGGACGACCCTGGGGCTCGATCAATCCCCTCCGATCACCAACCCCACGGCTGCCAAGGGATACTCCCAGGACGTCGATACCGACACCATCTACCAGATCCCGCCGCGGGCCCTCTGGGTGATGATGAGCAGGGATGAATCGAACTGCACGGTGCTCTCTTATTCCATACCACACATAATGTATCAGTTGAGGAAGGAAAACGCCCGCTATCTGATGGTTGCCGGCGATCCCAGACTTACCGGGCTTATGGTGTCTTCTGACGGGCTGGTGGAGAGCCGGCTCTTCGTGAAGCTACACCAGGAAGAAGGGATCAGGGAAACGCTGGTTTTGCGTTGCTGGAGCGCACCGGTGACCCTCCGAGGCCCGTTCCGACCTGGATGGGGGCGAGGACGATCCTGGGGCTCGTACGATGCGAGCGGGCCCGTGGGCCTGGGTACGAACGGAGGATAA